The proteins below are encoded in one region of Candidatus Dadabacteria bacterium:
- the ychF gene encoding redox-regulated ATPase YchF yields MGLRCGIVGLPNVGKSTLFNALTNAGAVASNFPFCTIDPNIGVVGVPDPRLHALSSIVKPQKTTPTSLEIVDIAGLVKGASEGKGRGNAFLSHIREVDLILHVVRCFEDENVTHVEDGIDAIRDIRTIEDELVLRDLETVEKREEKLANQAKSRDKDVIRELETVKSLREFIETGRRARDFPRPEGSPDILQELFLLSEKPVIYVCNVSEEDVSGAAENAEVLRVREHAERSGDDVIVVSARIEAEIAELEGEEKTAFLEELGLRTTGLDRLVNCAYSNLGLLTYFTAGPKEVRAWTVRRGTRAPQAAGIIHTDFERGFVRAETISYEDYVREGSEQMTREAGKMRLEGKDYEVCDGDVMFFRFNV; encoded by the coding sequence ATGGGACTTCGATGCGGAATAGTGGGACTCCCGAATGTCGGGAAATCGACTCTTTTTAACGCTCTTACAAACGCCGGGGCTGTGGCCTCAAACTTTCCTTTTTGCACCATAGACCCTAACATAGGAGTTGTCGGGGTCCCGGACCCGAGGCTCCATGCCCTCTCCAGCATCGTAAAACCCCAGAAAACCACTCCCACGAGCCTTGAGATTGTAGACATCGCGGGACTTGTGAAGGGGGCTTCCGAGGGAAAGGGAAGGGGAAACGCTTTTTTGTCCCACATAAGGGAGGTTGACCTCATACTCCATGTCGTGAGATGTTTTGAGGATGAAAACGTGACCCACGTTGAGGATGGAATCGATGCCATCCGCGATATCCGCACTATAGAGGACGAGCTTGTCCTCAGGGATCTTGAGACTGTGGAGAAAAGGGAGGAAAAACTCGCGAACCAGGCCAAAAGCAGGGATAAGGACGTAATAAGGGAGCTTGAAACGGTGAAGTCGCTTCGGGAGTTCATAGAGACCGGGCGGCGCGCGAGGGATTTCCCGCGCCCGGAAGGAAGCCCGGACATCCTACAGGAGCTTTTTCTTTTAAGCGAAAAGCCCGTTATCTATGTCTGCAACGTTTCAGAGGAGGATGTCTCGGGAGCCGCAGAAAACGCCGAGGTTCTCAGGGTAAGGGAGCATGCGGAGCGCTCGGGGGATGACGTCATAGTCGTTTCGGCCAGGATAGAGGCTGAGATAGCCGAGCTTGAAGGCGAGGAGAAGACTGCTTTTCTCGAGGAACTCGGACTCAGGACAACCGGCCTTGACAGGCTCGTTAACTGCGCGTACTCGAATCTCGGGCTTCTTACCTATTTCACCGCGGGACCGAAAGAAGTGAGAGCCTGGACGGTGAGACGCGGAACCAGGGCCCCCCAGGCGGCCGGGATCATCCACACCGACTTTGAAAGGGGCTTCGTAAGGGCCGAGACCATATCCTATGAGGATTACGTAAGGGAGGGGTCCGAGCAGATGACAAGGGAGGCGGGGAAGATGAGGCTTGAGGGAAAGGACTACGAGGTATGCGATGGGGACGTCATGTTTTTCAGGTTCAATGTCTGA
- a CDS encoding N-6 DNA methylase, translated as MTPEKFIDKWTRSKLKETSASQEQFIDLCNLLGEPTPAEADSEGEYYCFERGVRKEGGGDGWADVWKRHHFAWEYKGKHKNLDKALAQLRQYISALENPPLLIVSDMERFRIHTNWTNSVSETYEFQLEDFSDSATREKFKWAFSDPSRLRPGETRQALTRQAAETFASLAQALREQGYNPQTVARFMNRLIFCMFAEDIGLLPDDMFSNMLKSVRNQPEEFVEWVGDLFKAMESGGRVGFEQVSWFNGGLFNDDTALPMTRLDIEKVLKAAMLDWSEIDPSIFGTLFERGLDPSKRSQLGAHYTDPGKIMRIINPVIYHPWIDEWEATKVEIRNCLEKAGKTDKKSAKSRHERQAKRLLNQFLKRLREFTVLDPACGSGNFLYLALHVLKDFEHQVQIEAEGMGFPRTFPAVGPGNVKGIEINSYAAELARLSIWIGNIQWMRRNGFQTGADGDQKPILEPLETIECRDAILTPDNKGPEWPKADVVIGNPPFLGNRKIRSELGHNYAEALPRAYAELVHGKKPDLVCYWFAKAGQLLANRDIRSFGLVATNSIRGGTNRTVLDGILEDSIIFDAWSDEPWVVEGANVRVSLICCAPKDSGFPISLNAVREPNINSDLTAGTLDLTRASPLKQNRKIAFQGDIKRGPFDISGDIAREWLRLPANPNGRPNADVLRPWMNGMDITRRSKDKWIVDFGDMMSETEAAFYEAPFSYIAEHVKPIRQENREEASQKFWFRHWNTRPAMWRAVNGMARYIATPTVAKHRLFVWLDARICPDHQLIIIARDDNTTLGILHSRFHEVWSLRLGTSLEDRPRYTPTTTFETFPFPDGLTPDTSAAGYADDPRAVAIAEAACRLFELRDRWLNPPEWVEWVDEPVPGYPKRPIPRNESVEKELKKRTLTNLYNSSPQWLINAHADIDAAVADAYGWPNDISDEEVLGKLLRLNLLRSS; from the coding sequence ATGACACCTGAAAAATTTATCGATAAATGGACCCGTTCAAAACTCAAAGAGACCTCTGCGTCACAAGAACAGTTTATCGACCTTTGCAATTTACTAGGTGAACCAACACCAGCGGAAGCTGACTCCGAGGGTGAGTATTACTGTTTTGAACGTGGTGTACGCAAAGAGGGAGGTGGTGATGGTTGGGCCGATGTTTGGAAACGCCACCATTTCGCTTGGGAGTACAAGGGAAAACACAAGAATCTTGATAAAGCTTTAGCCCAGTTACGACAATATATTTCGGCATTGGAAAACCCCCCTCTTTTAATTGTTTCCGATATGGAGAGGTTTCGCATTCACACTAACTGGACTAACAGTGTGAGTGAAACTTACGAGTTTCAACTTGAAGACTTTTCTGATTCGGCCACGCGCGAAAAGTTTAAATGGGCATTCTCCGACCCTAGTCGACTTAGACCGGGTGAAACCCGGCAAGCACTCACTAGGCAAGCTGCCGAGACTTTTGCTTCTCTCGCTCAAGCACTGCGGGAACAGGGTTATAACCCGCAAACGGTAGCCCGTTTTATGAACCGCCTGATTTTCTGCATGTTCGCTGAAGATATAGGGCTTCTGCCTGATGATATGTTCTCAAATATGCTGAAAAGTGTACGGAACCAGCCTGAAGAGTTTGTTGAATGGGTAGGTGACTTGTTTAAGGCTATGGAATCGGGAGGACGGGTTGGATTTGAGCAGGTGAGTTGGTTTAACGGTGGCTTATTCAATGATGATACCGCTTTGCCAATGACCCGATTGGATATTGAGAAAGTCCTTAAAGCGGCAATGCTAGACTGGTCAGAAATTGATCCTTCTATTTTTGGTACTTTGTTTGAACGCGGTCTTGACCCTAGTAAACGCTCCCAGCTGGGCGCACACTATACTGACCCCGGTAAGATCATGCGGATTATAAATCCAGTGATATACCATCCTTGGATTGATGAGTGGGAGGCAACAAAGGTAGAGATAAGAAACTGTCTAGAAAAGGCCGGAAAGACAGACAAGAAGTCGGCAAAAAGTCGGCATGAAAGGCAAGCCAAACGGTTGCTCAACCAGTTCCTTAAACGATTGCGTGAATTTACAGTGCTTGATCCAGCATGTGGATCAGGCAATTTTCTTTATCTTGCCCTCCATGTACTCAAGGATTTTGAACATCAGGTGCAAATTGAGGCAGAGGGAATGGGTTTTCCAAGAACATTCCCTGCGGTGGGTCCAGGCAATGTTAAGGGAATTGAGATTAACTCCTATGCTGCTGAGCTGGCCAGACTCTCTATTTGGATAGGAAATATTCAATGGATGAGACGTAATGGATTTCAAACGGGGGCAGATGGAGATCAAAAGCCGATTCTTGAACCTCTTGAAACCATAGAATGTCGTGACGCAATACTAACTCCAGATAATAAGGGACCAGAATGGCCAAAAGCCGATGTAGTAATTGGAAATCCGCCATTTTTGGGTAACAGGAAAATACGAAGTGAGTTGGGGCACAATTACGCCGAAGCACTACCACGTGCCTATGCTGAGTTAGTGCATGGCAAAAAGCCCGACTTGGTCTGTTATTGGTTCGCCAAAGCCGGTCAACTTCTCGCAAATCGAGATATTCGATCCTTTGGTCTGGTGGCAACGAATTCGATCCGTGGGGGCACTAATCGCACAGTGTTGGACGGTATTCTTGAAGACTCGATAATTTTCGATGCCTGGTCGGATGAACCTTGGGTAGTTGAAGGAGCTAACGTAAGGGTGTCATTGATCTGCTGTGCGCCTAAAGACTCCGGGTTTCCCATATCTTTAAATGCCGTTAGGGAACCAAATATCAACTCCGATCTCACAGCGGGAACTCTTGATCTTACTCGCGCATCTCCATTAAAACAAAACAGGAAAATAGCTTTCCAAGGGGATATCAAACGTGGCCCGTTCGACATTTCCGGCGACATTGCCCGGGAGTGGCTTCGCCTGCCCGCAAATCCCAATGGTCGCCCAAATGCCGATGTTCTCAGGCCGTGGATGAATGGAATGGATATAACCCGTCGTTCAAAAGACAAATGGATCGTCGATTTTGGCGATATGATGAGCGAGACTGAAGCCGCGTTTTACGAAGCCCCGTTTAGCTATATTGCTGAGCATGTGAAACCTATTCGCCAGGAAAACCGGGAGGAAGCAAGCCAGAAGTTCTGGTTTAGACACTGGAATACTCGCCCTGCGATGTGGCGGGCAGTGAATGGCATGGCACGCTATATCGCAACTCCGACAGTTGCCAAACACCGCCTCTTTGTCTGGCTGGATGCGCGTATCTGCCCAGATCATCAACTCATTATTATAGCCCGTGATGACAACACAACGTTAGGAATTCTCCACAGCCGCTTTCATGAGGTGTGGTCGCTCCGGCTTGGCACGAGCCTAGAAGACCGGCCGCGTTACACGCCAACCACGACCTTCGAGACCTTCCCCTTTCCGGACGGTCTTACTCCCGACACCTCTGCCGCTGGCTACGCTGACGACCCGCGTGCCGTTGCCATCGCCGAAGCTGCATGTCGTTTGTTCGAACTGCGTGATCGGTGGCTCAACCCGCCGGAATGGGTGGAATGGGTGGATGAACCTGTACCCGGTTATCCCAAGCGACCAATTCCCCGAAATGAATCTGTGGAGAAGGAACTCAAGAAGCGGACACTTACAAATCTTTATAACTCTTCTCCTCAATGGCTTATCAATGCACATGCGGATATTGACGCCGCTGTTGCCGATGCTTACGGTTGGCCTAATGACATCTCCGATGAAGAAGTATTGGGCAAGTTGTTAAGATTAAATCTACTAAGGAGTTCTTAG